GAAGACATCGTTCGAAGTCCGTTCGTCAGCTTGTCGATGTCGCCTTCACCCTTCACGATCGAATCGCCTGCCGATGTTAATCCGCCGGCGATCCTGTCAACACCGTTCTTCATGTCCCCGAGTGCCTCCGAGGTTCGGGTCAGCTGATTAGGAACGGTCAGTTCTGCCAGCTGCTCGCCAAGCGGGCGGATCGCGCTGCGCACTTCCTTGACCCCCGCAAGCTTCGTTAGGCCGGCGCTTGCCGACTCCAGCGCAGCCAGCGCTTCCGGCGTTCTCATCGAGGTGGAAGAGGTGAGCGCGATCGACACCGGGAACACTTCGCCGGAGCCGAAAGCGCGTTCTACCTGGCGGAACCCTTGAACGGAGCCGTGGCTCGGGTCGATTTCCGCGAGATCGTCGAACGAACGCTTGCCTTCAAACAGCAGGGTAATCGGCGCAAGCAGAATTACCGTTACCAGCAGAACAGCGACCGGTCTGCGTGCCGCGAGCGACGCCATTCCGCCCCACAGCCTGGATTCGCCGTGTCCTTGTCCGCTCTTCACCCGCGTGGGCCAGAACGTCGCCTTGCCGAAAATCATTAACAGCGCGGGCGTCAGCGTCAAGCCGGCAATGAGTGTTACGGCGACGCCGATCGAAACCCCGACGGCGGACTGATATAAGCCGAACTGTGCGAAGCCGATCAGGAAGAAGGCGACAAAAACAGTGCTTGCCGAGAAAGCGACGGTTTTGCCGACTGTTCTCATCGTCCGTACAAGCGCTTCGACTTTGTCGCCGTCACGGCTCAGCTCCTCGCGGTAACGTTGGATCAGCAGGATGCAGTAATCAGTACCGGCGCCGAACAGTACGGCGATGAGGAACGACTCGGTGAAAGAGGATACCGGCATTCCGTAATCGGTCGCCAGCGCCACAAGCCCCCGCGTTATAATAAGTGAAATTCCGATAGTGAGCAGCGGAATGAACGGGGCCACCGGTGAACGGAAGACGATAAGCAATATGACCAGCACGAGCGCTACTGTAAGCAGCTCCGTCTTTTTAAGACCTTCCTCCGAGCTCGTCTGAAAATCCTTCCCGATCGGCGCGCTGCCGGTGAGCGCCACCTTGCTGCCCGCCGGTGAATCCTTCACCTCTGCGGCCAGCTTATCGACAGCTTCCTGTGTTACCGTATCATTCTCAGCCCGGTCGAATCCGACGATAAGCAGCTCGGTTGTGCCGTCCTTGCTGCGGAATTTGGAAGCCAGCTCCGGTGTATCATAGGCGGATTGAACGGACTTGAAGCCGTCTTTGCTTGTCAGTCCGGCAAGCATCCCGGCTTTTGCCTTCAGCCAGGCTTTGTCCGTATCGGTCAGACCCGATGCACGCGAGAAGACGATAATTGCGCTTGACTTGGTCGTCGCTTCCGGGTCAATCCGCTCCATAATTTGTTTCGCCACAACCGATTCGGAATCGGCGGGTATGAATTTCTGCTCCGTCTTTCTCACTATTCCTTGCAAATCCGGCAGCCCGAACATCGCCGCCGCCGCGATAAGCAGCCAAGCGATCAACACGACCCACTTCAGGCGGGCAAGGCCGCGAACAAACCGTTCTGTCATGTTTCTCTTTCCCTCCCAAGGGTTTTGCGTGGGCAAAACCGGCATCGTAAGCATAACCTTTATTCGATCTCTACGATTAGTTATATCTGATTGCGGATATAAAATCAATATTATTGTACTTGCGGTCATTATTATTTTTTGTGAAATTTATGTGAAATGAACGGTATATTATCGTTTTCTTGTACCTGTATAAACATGCAGATTGGATAATAGTTGTACCACCAGTCATAATGGTTTACGTAAGAAATGCAGTTATGATAAAATAAAAGAACAACAAACTGGATTCCACAAGCGACAACGGGGAGATTGAGACGGATGAATCGCGAGCTCAAGAAGGCACTGACACGGCAGCGGATCAAAGAGGCTGCGCTTTCGCTGCTGGCCGAGCAGGGATATGAAACGACGACAATTGAACAGATAGCGAAGCTCGCCGGAGTCGCGAAGGGCACTTTCTTCAACTATTTCGCTTCGAAAGATGAGCTTATTTGCGATTTGCAAACCGTATTTGTCATGAATGAGGCGGCAAAGCTCAAAGACAAGCCAGGGCCTTTAATACCGCGTATGCGGATGGTTCTATTCCAGCTTGTGCAGCAGCTTCCGCACAATAAATCCGTTACAAGGGCGCTCTTTCAAGCGATTTTGGGAAGCGGACCGGCTCTTGAAGAACATAACCAGCTTGTCGCTCAGGTGATGGAGTCGATTGTTCCGCTTATCGCTCAGGGACAGGAGAACGGAGAGCTGCGCAAAGACATGCCGGCTGAGATGATCTCCCAGCTTGCCGTTCAGACCTATTTCGGGGCATTGATCGTGTGGTCGATGAGTGATGAGGAAGAGGGGATCAATGAACAGATTGCGCTTACGTTTGATCTGTTCTTCAAAGGGATTACAGCTTAAGTAGTATAAATAATAAACTCCCCGCAGGCACCAATACCGGCGGGGAGTTTACTTTTAGTCAAACGAGATGACGTCGTCCGGAACCTTTTCAAACAGAGGACTGACCGATTCGCTTTTATGAATTCTGCTTATAGCCTCTCCGAATAAGGAAGCGACGGATACGAGCTTTATTTTAGGGGATTGAACCAGATAAGGATTCGCGACGGAGTCCGTCCCGATGATGAGCTCGATCGGACTGTCATCGAGCTTTTTCACCGCGGCCTCGGTTAACACCAAATGAGACAAGCAGGCAATAATTTTCGTTGCCCCTTTTTGTTTGAGCCATTTTGACAATTCGATCAAGGTCCCGCCGGATATTGAGAAATCGTCGACGATTAAAGCGGTTTTTCCTTGTACATCGCCGATGATCTCCATTACTTCGGCCCGTTCGTTGTGGTCTTTTCTCGTCTTATCTCCGAGGGCGAGCGAAGCGCCCAGATAATCCGCATACTTTCGGGCCTGCTTGGCAAACCCGGCATCCGGCGAAACGACAACCAGATCGGACAGGTTCATTTGCTTGATCGACTCGCAAAGTACGGGGAGAGCAAACAGATGGTCGACCGGCTTTTTGAAAAAGCCCTGAATTTGGTGGCTGTGCAAATCCATCGTCACTACCCGGTCGGCCCCTGCCAGCTCAATTGATTCCGCACATACCCTTGCCCGGATGGAAACGCGCGGTTCGTCCTTCTTGTCGCCTTTGGCATAGCTGAAATAAGGCATAATTACAGTCACGGAACTGGCGCTCGCTCTCTTGAAGGCATCGACCCAGAAAAGGATCTCCACAAATTCGTCATTGGGCCTCAGGCCTATTGATTGCACAAGATAAACGTCTTTGGCGCGAACGGTCTCGCCGATTCTTACAAATGTATTTCCATCAGAGAAGGTAAACGCTTCAGAATGGCCGACCTCGACATCCATAAATTTGCACATTTTACGGGCGAAGGCCGTTCCGGAGCTGCCGGCAAATATTTTGATCTCACCACTGTTCATCATTTACCTCCGAAATTCATATTTCCTTAATAAAGACTTATACGTATAAGGGTAATATCCTTCTTCACATTATTTACATTATTCCCTTAAAAATAAGAAATCCCGCCCGGATCAAAATCCTGGCAGTTCCCCGTCTCCCCGAATCGCTGCGGCGCGGTGCATCTCGTTCGGATGAAAGTAGCCGACCGCCTCGAATGCGCGCCCTCCCGCCGTCACACCTGACAGCTCAACGCGAATGTCTTCGCTTTCGCTGAACATGCGCAGCAGCGAAGTTTGCGTCATGCCGTCGATCTCGATGTACCACAGCCTATAGCCGGAGTCGGTTACGATGATAAGCCGGGCGGACGTATATGTAAGTCTGGTCGTCAGACCGTTGCAGTTAATCGACAGTTCAGCCAGCAAATAAGTGTCCAAGACTTTATGCCTCCTTCTCAGGCCCCTCACGACTGAAAATATTGTCGAACTTCCGGCCTGCTTCGATTGTAATGTTGGACTGTAAATAATGCAACAATTGGCAGGCTATTTCCGTCGGATAATTGAACCGTCACATTATATATACCGGCAGGCGGCATCCGAAAGCGCGCTTGGGGATTTATCAAAGCAATTTGGGGGGATTCGGTATGGCAGAGAAAACAAGAGGCTTGACGCGGGCGAAAACAGGAAGAGAAACGACGCCCTTATGGCTGAGCGGCCTTCTGGTCGTCATGATTCTGATTCTGGGCGCCTGCTCCTCGGAGAACGGCAGCACGCAGGATGAGGGAAATACGGCCAGTGAATATTCATCGGGCAACCGGACGGAAGGAACCGGCAGCAGCGGGTCAACCGACAGCCGCTCGGAAGAGCCGGCGGCAGACAGCACGGGAGACCGCGGAGAGGGGAAGGGTGAACGGGAACCCGTGCCATCCGCCGCAGACGGCCGTCAGACCCCTGACCCGCAAGCGGGGATGCTTACGGCGGGCGAATGGGACGATTTGGCGCGTTGGAGCGATTGGGAGCAGCTGCTAAACGGCCGTGAAGGCTCGGATAACCGTGAATACTGGGATTTTCTTCGGTTTGACCGGCTGGAAATCGAGGTGGTCGGCGGCGGCCAGCCGGTATCCGATGCGCAGGTTGCGGTCATGGATGGGGACGGCCAGTCGATCTGGGAAGCGCGGACCGACGTGAAGGGAAAGGGCTACGCTTTTGCCGGATTATTCGACCAGCAGGAGAGCCGGAACGGATATTTGGTTGAAGTGAAAGCCGACGGCCAGGTGAAACGGTTCGAGAATGTGCCTATACCGCGCGACAAGAAGCTTCAAATCGAACTGGATAAAGGGGTGCCGATTTCAAATACGCTCGATCTCATGCTCGTCGTGGACACTACGGGCTCGATGGGCGACGAATTGAAATATTTGAAGACAGAGCTCAAGGACGTTGTCGAGCGGGTGGGTAAAGAAAACGGCCAACAGCTTGGCATACGGGTCAGTACGAACTTTTACCGGGATAAAGACGATGATTATGTCGTAAGGCCTTTTCCATTTACAAAGGATATCGATAAAGCAATCAAGCAAATTTCCGATCAGCGGGCGAGCGGCGGAGGGGACTTCCCTGAGGCCGTCGATGAGGCTCTTGATAACGCAATACACGAACACGAATGGAGTGACGATGCGCGGGCAAGGCTTCTCTTTCTAGTGCTCGACGCGCCGCCGCATCACGATCGCAGTATCGTAAAGCGAATCCGCGAGCTTACTCAGGAAGCAGCCGGTCAAGGAATCCGGATTATTCCTGTCGCATCAAGCGGCGTTGACATTAATACCGAATATTTAATGCGTTTTATGGCCGTGGCTACCGGTGGAACTTATTTGTTTCTTACTGACCACAGCGGCATCGGAAATGATCATTTGGAACCGGCGGTCGGAGAATATGAAGTGAAAGCGCTGAACGATATGCTCGTCGAAATCATTAACCGTTATTGCGAGGGCGGAGGCGGTTTCGGCCGGGAATAGGATAAACGCTCTCCGGCGTCATCTTCTTTGGCATAAACTCCGCGGCTTGAATTACCCTATATAATGAAAAATAAGCGGGCAGCCGCTGACGTCGGCAGAAGCTGAGGCTTTTGCCGGCGACAGCGTGCGGCCGTTTGCTTTTTAGTCTGATTGCCAAGTGTCGGCATTCGGGTTTCTCTCCTGCAGAATGAAGAGTGCTCTTAACAAAAAAGTTTATTAAAGCTAAAGGAAGGTGCTGGACAAGAAGCACCCCTTTGGTACAAACTAATATTGATTCCCGCAACTGCCGGGTAACAGCTTCAAACTAAAACTACAAATAAGCTTTTTTAGAAAAAGAGGGGATATCTGTGCTTGCAGCCGTAGAACCGGCGGTGGAACCGCTCGGGGACCGTGCGCTGGTCGTTCGAGTGCCGGGCAGGGATCTGCTGAACGACTGGCGGGTTATGGCCGGCATTGCCGAATGCGTCCAGGCCGCCCGGCGCGAGTGGATCGTTGACGTTGTGGCGGCATATGAGACGGTTACGATTGTCTACGATCCGATGCGTCTTGCCGGCCTGTTCCCGGAAGAACGACTTCCCTATGAACGCGCTGCAGCCGAGGTATTGCAGATACTTGCAGTCGAATCGGCTCAGCCGGCGGCAGAGGCCCGCTTGATCGACATTCCGGTGTGCTACGGAGGAATATATGGTCCCGACCTGCGTGAATCGGCTGCGCGGTCGGAATTGAGCGAGGAGCATTTCATAGAACGCCATGCCTCGGGCAGTTACATTGTTACCATGATCGGGTTTATGCCGGGGTTTCCATATTTGACCGGTCTTCCCCCGCAATTGGCGCAGCCGCGCAAAGCAGCGCCGCGCAGCCGTGTTCCGGCTGGTTCGGTCGGAATCGCCGGCAGCCAGACCGGTGTATACCCATTAGAATCGCCTGGCGGCTGGCAATTGATTGGAAGGACGCCGTTAAAACTGTTCGACTACCGGCGTGAATCCCCCTCGCTGCTGCAGGCCGGCGACCGGGTCCGCTTTGTCCCGATCGACGGGAAGCGGATGGCAGATCTGGAGGGAAGCCGATGAGCTCGATTGTAAGGAAGCCCGGCTTCTATTCGACGGTTCAGGACCTTGGCCGTCCCGGCTGGCGGAAGGACGGGATATCCGAAGGCGGAGCGATGGACCGTTATGCGCTGCGCTGCGCAAATTTGCTGGTCGGCAACAATGAAGGGGAGGCCGGCCTTGAATTGACACTGGCCGGTGCGGAGCTTCAAGCGACGTCCGATCTTCTCATTGCCGTCTGCGGAGCGTATATGACGCCGCTCATCGACGGAGAAGAGATGCCGATGTGGAGGCCGGTCCGGGTTGCCGCAGGTGCCAGCGTTTCCTTCGGAGCCGCGGCGATCGGCTGCCGCGCCTATATCGCGGTAGCCGGCGGCATTGCGGTGGCTCCGGCGCTCGGAAGCCGCGGGACGGACACGCGCGCCGGCATTGGCGGCGTCGCAGGACGCCCGCTCCGGGCAGGCGATGCGCTGCCCTGCGGCGCAGAGGCGCCATGGGCGGCCGCTTGGCGCGGGGAGCTTGGCGCGCGCGCCGCACAGCAGCCCCAGGCCCGCCATAGCTGGGCGGCCCCGGGCTGGTTCGCGCCGCCGCTTGCCTATGGCGGCGGCGCCGAGGACGGCATTGAGCTGCGCGCAATGCCGGGAGCCGAGTACGGGCAATTCGGCGAAGCTGCCCGTGCTGCGCTGTTCCGGGAGCGGTACCGTGTTGCTCCCGCATCCGACCGGATGGGGGTCCGGCTCGAAGGCCCCCCGCTCGAAATTGAGGCCGGAAGCGGTGAGCTGCTCTCGCACGGCGTAGTTCCCGGTACGGTGCAGGTGCCTGCGGGAGGGCTGCCGATTATTCTCGGGGCGGACTGCCAAACTACAGGCGGCTATCCGAAAATCGCTCATGTGATCTCGGTTGACCTGCCGCTGCTCGCGCAAGCGAAGCCGGGAGATACCATTCGCTTTCGGGAGGTGTCTCTACAGGAAGCGCAGCGCATAGGCATCAGCTTCGAGCGCGAAATGCAGCGGCTCGCAGCGGCTGTAAGGCTGCGCAAGCCGTAAAGGCCATACATACCTGACATCATATACAAGGGAAAGGGGCGAAGCGGCAGGTCATGACGAACCCTCGCATCCGAACAGTCGATTTGAATTGCGATTTCGGAGAAGGCTATGGTGCATATACGTTCGGGCAAGATGAAGCGCTGCTGCGGCATGTCACATCGGTTAACATCGCCTGCGGCTTTCATGCCGGAGATCCGCATACGATCCGTGAAGCGGTCGAAATGGCCGTTGCAGCCGGAACGGAGATCGGAGCCCATCCGGGTCTTCCGGACCGTGTTGGCTTCGGCCGGCGGGAGATGGCCGTTAGTCCCCAGGAGGTTTATGATTTGACGCTCTACCAGATCGGCGCCCTGGATGCGTTTGTCCGGGCGGCGGGCGGCAAGCTGCGTCATGTGAAACCGCACGGCGCACTCTATCATATGACCGGAAAACGTGTCGACCTTGCTGAAGCGCTCGTCCGCGCCGTCCGTGATTATGACAAGCAGCTTCTTATTTACGGCCAGTCGGGAAGCGTACTCACCGCCGAAGCCACGAGACAGTACATGACTCCGGTATCGGAGGTGTTCGCCGACCGCACCTATATGCAAGACGGGTCCGTGACGTCCAGATCACGCCCGGATTCAGTGGTTTCCACGCCGGAGGACGCGCTGCGGCAAGCGCTCACGATGGTCACGATGGGCGCGGCTCCCACGATCAAGGGCGGGAAGACACCCGTCCAAGCGGATACGATTTGCCTGCACGGTGACGGTCCGCATGCGGCCGAATTTGCTAAAGCATTGCGGCAGGGACTGGAGATGTCCGGGGTTATTTTGAAGCCTCATTCACATCATTAAAATACATAACACATATATACATACATGGAACGCAAAGCATACAGCGCAGTGCAAGCGGACATCTTCACGGCTTTCCTTCTGAAAGGGGACATCATGTCAATTAACCGGGCGGAAAAAATTACGATAGGGACGACGTTTTGTGCCTTATTCAGCTTTATTCTTATACGGTTTTTTCATGCCGGACTGTATCACACGATACCTGCTCGGGCTTCATTGTTTGTGCACTCGGGAATGGAATTCATCAGTTTCGCCGTCAGCTTTGCTATGCTGGTGCTTGGATGGCTGTTTTTCGTCAAATCGCTTTCGCGGCATCGGCTGTATACGGCCGCTTTATTCGGCGTCGTCGGTTTATTTGATATGCTCCATGCGCTGACAATGGAAGGAATGCCTTTCTTTCATTTCATTGGGGATACCACTCTCTCCCTTCTTTATTCGGCTTCGGCCCAATTGATCGCTTCGGTCGGTTTATTCATTATATTCCGCACGGATGACCGGGCCGTCCCCGCGGGCAGGCGGCTTCCTGTCGTAAGCGTGGCTTTAGGCTTCGGGACACTGCTCGCCGCTCTATATTACTCGCTGGCGGAATGGCCTGCCATACCGTTTTTAACCGGTCAAACGCTGCTGCGGTTTGAGTCGGTGGTTGAAGCGATTATCCTGTCCGCATACAGTGCCACGATCGGAGCGATTCTGTACCGCAACCGAAATGAACGTCCGCAAGCGATGCTTACGATCGTGCAGTCGCTCATATTTTTTCTTTTTGCAAACATCCAGTTCATTCTCGGCTCGAGCGTAAATGACCTCGATATGCTCATCGGCCATGTATACAAGCTTGCGGGCTGCTGCTTCCTGCTTAAAGGCATCTATCTCGTCACTGTCGAGGAACCCTTCAAGGCTCAGAAACGTTCCGAATCACGCATTAACTATATGGCCTTTCACGATGAGCTGACAGGGCTGTCGAATCGACGGCTGCTCACCGAGCGGCTCAATGGGGAAATGCAGCGCGCCCGGGAAACCGATAGCCGGTTCGCGGTGCTTCTGCTTGATATCGACCGCTTCAAAACGATTAACGATGCGCTTGGACATTCTTTCGGAGATCAAATGCTGCAGGCCGTATCGAAGCGTCTGAGTCATGCAGCGGCTGAGCCGGAGCATGTTTTTCGGATGGGGGGAGACGAATTCGTTATCCTGCTGCCGGATTTACCTGACAAAGCGGCGGCTGCCAGACAAGCGCAATCGTTGATGGGACTGTTTGATGCGCCCTTCATGCTCGGTGAAGCAGAGTACCATATTACGATCAGTGTCGGAATTTCCTTTTATCCCGAGGATGGGGATAGCGTGGATATTCTGATTAAAAACGCGGATACCGCAATGTACAGCGCAAAAGTGAATCGCAACGAATTTTCCAGCTATTTGCCGGATATGAATATGAAGGCACACGATCGTCTCCGACTGGAAAGCGATTTGCGCAGGGCGCTTGATCACGGGCAGTTTACACTGGCGTATCAGCCGCTTGTCAATTTGAGCACGAACAAGGTTGTAGGCGTCGAAGCGCTTGTGCGCTGGCACCATCCGCAGCGGGGGCTGCTGCCGCCGGGCGAGTTCATCCCGCTAACCGAGGAGAACGGGCTTATTCTGCCGCTCGGAGAATGGATTCTGCGGGCAGCCTGCACGCAAAACAAACAATGGCAGGATGCAGGGCTTCCGCCGATGATGATGTCCGTGAACCTCTCGATGCGCCAATTCAGGCAGCACCAGCTGGCTGAGCGGATTAAGTCGATCCTGGAGCAAACGGGGATGAATCCCGGATATTTGGAGCTTGAAATTACCGAAAGCATGACAAGCGATGTGGAGTTCGCGGCAGAAACGCTTACCAGCCTGAAGGCGCTGGGCGTGCAAATCAGTATCGACGATTTCGGCACCGGCTACAGCTCGCTTGTTTATTTGAAGCGGTTCCCGATCGACAAGCTGAAGATTGACCGGTCGTTCGTTAGCGATCTGGCCGCAGACGGCAGCGATGCAGCGATCGTTACCACAATAACCTCGATGGCCAAGCATTTGAAGCTGAGGGTAACGGCCGAAGGCGTCGAGAATGACGAGCAAATCCGTTTTCTGCGCGAGCGCCAGTGCGAGGAAGCGCAAGGGTACTATTATTCAAAGCCGATTCCGGCTAATCTGTTCGAGAACTGGTACAGGCTTCGCAGCCAGAGTGCATGACCGTTCCAGGAGGAGTCCTTTCAAACATGGCCACCGGGTTCGCCACCGTCTTTATTTATGGATCACTATTGCCTGGCCACAGCAACAATCATGTCGTTTCGGATTACATTCTGGCATCAAGGCCAGGGCGTATTGCAGGCCGACTGGTTGATTTCGGGCCTTATCCGGCGCTCGTTCGCGATGCCGAGGCGGCGCGAAGCGGAAGCTGCGTTCGCGGGCTATGGATCGATGTAGAGAAGGACGGGCTGCATGTAATGGATACGCTGGAGGAATTCCGGGGCATCGAAGAGTGCAACGACTATGACCGCGTTCAGGCTGTAGACATTGACCGGCCTGAGCAGCGCGGATGGGTATACGTATGGGGTTGTCCGCGCGGCTGTCCGCCGGTCGAGGGCGATTACTGGCCGGCCTACTATAAGCGTAAAATCGCGCGCGGATGATTTGCTTTTCCTGTTTAGTTTGTGCACAGAATTGTGAACTTCGCCGGCTGCGGACCCAGTGTGGACCCTGCTCTAATTATAGGGCATGTTTTCAGAAGACGGGCCGGCTGCGGGCGTTAGTATAAGCGCGATAACGCTTGCCGGCCGGCTTCTCTTCTTGAAAAGCATAACTCCGCTTGTCTTCACTTGATTGGTAAACTTTGCAGGTAGTGATACCAATAGCCTCCCGCCTGCTCCGCTGCAAAACGGTATGTGAAGGTTTCTCCCGGTTTAACTGCAATTTGCTTGACGTTAAGCGGCCTCCTTAAGTCTGCCAAATTACTGAGAGAACTTTGAGAGCCGATGACATGACCGTTCCGGCTATTCAAGCCGCTGTTGGCTAATTGAACGTCCCCGCCATAATCAACCTCGGTATACTTCCCTATATTGTCTCCCGGTATTATGCTGTCCGTTTTTGCGTTAGATACCGTAAATATAATCAAGATCGTGAGCAGAAGGCCTGATGTTGTATAGACTCCGATCCGTTTCATCCAGTGAATA
This is a stretch of genomic DNA from Paenibacillus sp. sptzw28. It encodes these proteins:
- a CDS encoding bifunctional diguanylate cyclase/phosphodiesterase produces the protein MERKAYSAVQADIFTAFLLKGDIMSINRAEKITIGTTFCALFSFILIRFFHAGLYHTIPARASLFVHSGMEFISFAVSFAMLVLGWLFFVKSLSRHRLYTAALFGVVGLFDMLHALTMEGMPFFHFIGDTTLSLLYSASAQLIASVGLFIIFRTDDRAVPAGRRLPVVSVALGFGTLLAALYYSLAEWPAIPFLTGQTLLRFESVVEAIILSAYSATIGAILYRNRNERPQAMLTIVQSLIFFLFANIQFILGSSVNDLDMLIGHVYKLAGCCFLLKGIYLVTVEEPFKAQKRSESRINYMAFHDELTGLSNRRLLTERLNGEMQRARETDSRFAVLLLDIDRFKTINDALGHSFGDQMLQAVSKRLSHAAAEPEHVFRMGGDEFVILLPDLPDKAAAARQAQSLMGLFDAPFMLGEAEYHITISVGISFYPEDGDSVDILIKNADTAMYSAKVNRNEFSSYLPDMNMKAHDRLRLESDLRRALDHGQFTLAYQPLVNLSTNKVVGVEALVRWHHPQRGLLPPGEFIPLTEENGLILPLGEWILRAACTQNKQWQDAGLPPMMMSVNLSMRQFRQHQLAERIKSILEQTGMNPGYLELEITESMTSDVEFAAETLTSLKALGVQISIDDFGTGYSSLVYLKRFPIDKLKIDRSFVSDLAADGSDAAIVTTITSMAKHLKLRVTAEGVENDEQIRFLRERQCEEAQGYYYSKPIPANLFENWYRLRSQSA
- a CDS encoding ribose-phosphate pyrophosphokinase, whose amino-acid sequence is MMNSGEIKIFAGSSGTAFARKMCKFMDVEVGHSEAFTFSDGNTFVRIGETVRAKDVYLVQSIGLRPNDEFVEILFWVDAFKRASASSVTVIMPYFSYAKGDKKDEPRVSIRARVCAESIELAGADRVVTMDLHSHQIQGFFKKPVDHLFALPVLCESIKQMNLSDLVVVSPDAGFAKQARKYADYLGASLALGDKTRKDHNERAEVMEIIGDVQGKTALIVDDFSISGGTLIELSKWLKQKGATKIIACLSHLVLTEAAVKKLDDSPIELIIGTDSVANPYLVQSPKIKLVSVASLFGEAISRIHKSESVSPLFEKVPDDVISFD
- a CDS encoding LamB/YcsF family protein, whose protein sequence is MTNPRIRTVDLNCDFGEGYGAYTFGQDEALLRHVTSVNIACGFHAGDPHTIREAVEMAVAAGTEIGAHPGLPDRVGFGRREMAVSPQEVYDLTLYQIGALDAFVRAAGGKLRHVKPHGALYHMTGKRVDLAEALVRAVRDYDKQLLIYGQSGSVLTAEATRQYMTPVSEVFADRTYMQDGSVTSRSRPDSVVSTPEDALRQALTMVTMGAAPTIKGGKTPVQADTICLHGDGPHAAEFAKALRQGLEMSGVILKPHSHH
- a CDS encoding gamma-glutamylcyclotransferase, producing MATGFATVFIYGSLLPGHSNNHVVSDYILASRPGRIAGRLVDFGPYPALVRDAEAARSGSCVRGLWIDVEKDGLHVMDTLEEFRGIEECNDYDRVQAVDIDRPEQRGWVYVWGCPRGCPPVEGDYWPAYYKRKIARG
- a CDS encoding VWA domain-containing protein, translated to MAEKTRGLTRAKTGRETTPLWLSGLLVVMILILGACSSENGSTQDEGNTASEYSSGNRTEGTGSSGSTDSRSEEPAADSTGDRGEGKGEREPVPSAADGRQTPDPQAGMLTAGEWDDLARWSDWEQLLNGREGSDNREYWDFLRFDRLEIEVVGGGQPVSDAQVAVMDGDGQSIWEARTDVKGKGYAFAGLFDQQESRNGYLVEVKADGQVKRFENVPIPRDKKLQIELDKGVPISNTLDLMLVVDTTGSMGDELKYLKTELKDVVERVGKENGQQLGIRVSTNFYRDKDDDYVVRPFPFTKDIDKAIKQISDQRASGGGDFPEAVDEALDNAIHEHEWSDDARARLLFLVLDAPPHHDRSIVKRIRELTQEAAGQGIRIIPVASSGVDINTEYLMRFMAVATGGTYLFLTDHSGIGNDHLEPAVGEYEVKALNDMLVEIINRYCEGGGGFGRE
- a CDS encoding MMPL family transporter, translating into MTERFVRGLARLKWVVLIAWLLIAAAAMFGLPDLQGIVRKTEQKFIPADSESVVAKQIMERIDPEATTKSSAIIVFSRASGLTDTDKAWLKAKAGMLAGLTSKDGFKSVQSAYDTPELASKFRSKDGTTELLIVGFDRAENDTVTQEAVDKLAAEVKDSPAGSKVALTGSAPIGKDFQTSSEEGLKKTELLTVALVLVILLIVFRSPVAPFIPLLTIGISLIITRGLVALATDYGMPVSSFTESFLIAVLFGAGTDYCILLIQRYREELSRDGDKVEALVRTMRTVGKTVAFSASTVFVAFFLIGFAQFGLYQSAVGVSIGVAVTLIAGLTLTPALLMIFGKATFWPTRVKSGQGHGESRLWGGMASLAARRPVAVLLVTVILLAPITLLFEGKRSFDDLAEIDPSHGSVQGFRQVERAFGSGEVFPVSIALTSSTSMRTPEALAALESASAGLTKLAGVKEVRSAIRPLGEQLAELTVPNQLTRTSEALGDMKNGVDRIAGGLTSAGDSIVKGEGDIDKLTNGLRTMSSRTIEARNGLNQIYGGLRETSKGADQIAGGLSQSAKLSASMSADLQQLLKAHPELKEDAHMQALLGKQQGLTGGLNGLTQGAAAVQQGFMQINPSVAGIARGLGQLAAGQSQAADGTVKLKDGLNRLSDGLKDGTKGLSDISTGLVKVKDAEKMIGDSQIPGWNLPKEAMQSPELQKSLDYYMSKDGKTTKLDVVLSVNPYSEDALLTVDNIRDTLKHSLAGGAISDPKVSLSGTSAQIGELKDISRNDFTRTGTFVLIGIFIVLMILLRSFLAPLYVLLSLGFNYLVTMGIVEFIFVDLLGKPGLSWSASFFVFLIIVALGVDYSIFLMARFKEEYRPGGIAYAMSRAMTTTGGVIISAAVIMGGTFAALMMSGVNTLLQIGAGIVIGLALYSTVFMGLVVPALANLVGETNWWPFRRHEAAPGSVHEDKAEKRRVVQPD
- a CDS encoding TetR/AcrR family transcriptional regulator is translated as MNRELKKALTRQRIKEAALSLLAEQGYETTTIEQIAKLAGVAKGTFFNYFASKDELICDLQTVFVMNEAAKLKDKPGPLIPRMRMVLFQLVQQLPHNKSVTRALFQAILGSGPALEEHNQLVAQVMESIVPLIAQGQENGELRKDMPAEMISQLAVQTYFGALIVWSMSDEEEGINEQIALTFDLFFKGITA
- the pxpB gene encoding 5-oxoprolinase subunit PxpB is translated as MLAAVEPAVEPLGDRALVVRVPGRDLLNDWRVMAGIAECVQAARREWIVDVVAAYETVTIVYDPMRLAGLFPEERLPYERAAAEVLQILAVESAQPAAEARLIDIPVCYGGIYGPDLRESAARSELSEEHFIERHASGSYIVTMIGFMPGFPYLTGLPPQLAQPRKAAPRSRVPAGSVGIAGSQTGVYPLESPGGWQLIGRTPLKLFDYRRESPSLLQAGDRVRFVPIDGKRMADLEGSR
- a CDS encoding biotin-dependent carboxyltransferase family protein, which gives rise to MSSIVRKPGFYSTVQDLGRPGWRKDGISEGGAMDRYALRCANLLVGNNEGEAGLELTLAGAELQATSDLLIAVCGAYMTPLIDGEEMPMWRPVRVAAGASVSFGAAAIGCRAYIAVAGGIAVAPALGSRGTDTRAGIGGVAGRPLRAGDALPCGAEAPWAAAWRGELGARAAQQPQARHSWAAPGWFAPPLAYGGGAEDGIELRAMPGAEYGQFGEAARAALFRERYRVAPASDRMGVRLEGPPLEIEAGSGELLSHGVVPGTVQVPAGGLPIILGADCQTTGGYPKIAHVISVDLPLLAQAKPGDTIRFREVSLQEAQRIGISFEREMQRLAAAVRLRKP